Proteins encoded within one genomic window of Cucumis sativus cultivar 9930 chromosome 3, Cucumber_9930_V3, whole genome shotgun sequence:
- the LOC116402928 gene encoding uncharacterized protein LOC116402928 encodes MESPMALRLEETLNKLKAFLRLCLLLRRRSIYRTRNVLEDDQTARNLERDSSSRYESCEEFEDDVDHRAEIFIENFRRQLRLERQISLQLRLYGVNNNSFETDYEEILPPPPPPPPIV; translated from the coding sequence ATGGAGTCGCCAATGGCGCTTCGCCTCGAGGAGACATTAAACAAACTCAAAGCATTTCTTCGTCTCTGCCTCCTTCTCCGACGACGCTCCATCTACCGGACACGAAATGTCTTGGAAGATGATCAAACCGCGAGAAACCTTGAACGTGATTCGAGTTCTAGGTATGAGAGCTGTGAAGAATTTGAAGACGATGTGGATCACCGAGCGGAGATCTTCATCGAGAATTTTCGTCGTCAATTGAGGTTAGAAAGAcaaatttctttgcaattgagGTTGTATGgagttaataataatagctTTGAAACAGATTATGAAGAAATATTGCCGCCACCACCACCTCCACCGCCGATTGTATGA
- the LOC101212086 gene encoding ATP-dependent Clp protease proteolytic subunit 4, chloroplastic, whose protein sequence is MELLSRCSTLTPHASSLGLPNSHGKPSNFFPKLKSTLSFPSASSVLKTTALKPSRTLPPPCSVMTAPQTPDAARRGAETDAMGLLLRERIVFLGNSIDDFVADAIISQLLLLDAKDSTKDIRLFINSAGGSLSSTMAIYDVVQLVRADVSTIALGIAASTASIILGGGTKGKRLAMPNARIMVHQPLGGASGLALDVEIQAREIMQNKDNVIRIISEFTGHPFEKVQKDIDRDRYMSPIEAVEYGFIDGVIDQDSIIPLMPVPDKVKGKFNYTEVMKDPMKFLTPDVPDDEIF, encoded by the exons ATGGAGCTTCTTTCACGCTGTTCAACTCTCACTCCTCACGCCTCCTCTCTCGGCCTTCCCAATTCTCATGGAAAACCATCTAATTTCTTCCCCAAGCTCAAATCcactctctcttttccttcgGCTTCATCAGTACTCAAAACAACCGCTCTTAAACCCTCCAGAACCCTACCTCCGCCGTGCTCCGTTATGACGGCTCCTCAGACGCCGGATGCCGCCCGGAGAGGCGCTGAAACTGACGCCATGGGATTGCTTCTCAGGGAGAGGATCGTCTTCTTGGGGAACAGCATTGATGATTTTGTAGCTGATGCTATTATCAGTCAGCTCTTACTCTTGGATGCCAAGGACTCTACTAAAGATATTAGACTCTTCATTAATTCCGCTGGCGGCTCTCTCAG TTCTACCATGGCTATCTACGATGTCGTACAGCTTGTGAGGGCTGATGTCTCCACTATTGCACTAGGCATTGCAGCCTCAACAGCTTCCATAATCCTTGGCGGTGGCACCAAAGGAAAGCGTCTCGCAATGCCTAATGCACGTATTATGGTTCATCAACCTCTTGGAGGAGCGAGTGGGCTAGCATTGGATGTGGAAATTCAAGCACGCGAAATCATGCAGAACAAGGACAACGTTATAAGAATCATCTCTGAATTCACTGGCCATCCATTTGAAAAGGTCCAAAAAGATATCGATAGGGATCGTTATATGTCACCCATAGAGGCTGTAGAATATGGATTTATTGATGGAGTAATCGACCAAGACAGCATTATACCGCTCATGCCAGTGCCCGATAAAGTGAaaggaaaattcaattatacaGAAGTTATGAAAGATCCCATGAAGTTCTTGACACCAGACGTTCCTGATGACGAGATATTTTAG
- the LOC105435054 gene encoding uncharacterized protein LOC105435054: MASRLQKALMKLKAVLRLCLLPRQRSRRLGSFDSDDDQKVGIRIVLEDQSRIAESSFVRKLERASSSRYGGYEEDVDQRAEIFIENFRRQLRLERQISLQLRYYRVNSYETEYEQRSPSSIT; encoded by the coding sequence ATGGCTTCCCGGCTGCAGAAAGCATTGATGAAACTCAAGGCAGTTCTCCGTCTCTGTCTCCTTCCCCGGCAACGGTCACGACGGCTCGGATCATTCGATTCCGACGACGATCAAAAAGTAGGTATACGGATTGTGTTGGAAGATCAGAGTAGAATCGCTGAGAGTTCTTTTGTGAGAAAGCTTGAGCGTGCTTCCAGTTCAAGATACGGAGGCTACGAAGAAGATGTCGATCAACGAGCGGAGATTTTCATCGAGAATTTCCGGCGTCAACTGAGGTTAGAACGACAgatttctttgcaattgagGTATTATAGAGTTAATAGCTACGAAACAGAGTATGAACAGAGATCTCCGTCGTCGATTACGTGA
- the LOC101212331 gene encoding 54S ribosomal protein L24, mitochondrial has product MAFRGKEMMKKILKKVGENNLAPGVKDSLKKCIPDSKIVMGRANRGIYAGRHIRFGNRVSEDGGNKSRRNWKPNVQEKRLFSYILDRHIRVKVTTHALRCIDKAGGIDEYLLKTPYHKMDTELGLFWKSKIETLYEELGKMEVVFFSPEDEVKFEQRFKELKLSERAARREARRQMYGSSAKLNQIKEGGEKGNGSSEEAAASSEGGSHGDDSHQQWVANV; this is encoded by the exons ATGGCCTTTAGAGGAAAggaaatgatgaagaagatacTGAAGAAAGTTGGAGAGAACAATTTGGCACCTGGAGTGAAAGATTCGTTGAAGAAATGTATTCCGGACAGCAAAATAGTGATGGGTAGAGCAAACCGCGGTATTTATGCTGGCCGTCACATACGATTCGGCAATCGTGTCAGTGAAGATGGTGGTAACAA ATCAAGGAGGAATTGGAAACCAAACGTCCAAGAGAAGCGACTTTTCAGCTATATTCTAGACCGCCATATTCGAGTTAAAGTTACCACTCATGCCCTTCGATGCATCGACAAGGCTGGTGGGATCGACGAGTACCTGCTGAAAACTCCATACCACAAAATGGACACTGAATTGGGGCTGTTTTGGAAGTCAAAGATTGAGACGCTGTATGAAGAACTTGGGAAGATGGAGGTCGTTTTCTTCTCACCAGAGGACgaagttaaatttgaacaaCGCTTTAAAGAACTGAAATTATCTGAGAGGGCAGCACGGAGGGAGGCAAGAAGACAAATGTATGGCAGTTCGGCTAAACTCAATCAGATCAAAGAGGGCGGAGAAAAGGGTAATGGATCTAGTGAGGAAGCTGCTGCAAGTTCTGAAGGAGGTTCCCATGGTGATGATAGTCATCAGCAGTGGGTTGCCAATGTCTAA
- the LOC101212578 gene encoding acyl-CoA-binding protein produces the protein MGLKEDFEEYAEKAKTLPESTTNENKLILYGLYKQATVGPVTTSRPGMFSQKERAKWDAWKAVEAKSKEDAMNDYITKVKQLQEAAAAS, from the exons ATGGGTTTGAAG GAGGACTTTGAGGAGTATGCTGAGAAAGCAAAGACCTTGCCAGAGAGCACAACCAATGAAAACAAACTCATTCTCTATGGACTATACAAGCAGGCCACTGTTGGACCCGTTACCACTT CCCGACCTGGAATGTTCAGCCAGAAGGAAAGAGCCAAATGGGATGCGTGGAAGGCTGTTGAAG CAAAATCCAAGGAAGATGCAATGAATGACTACATCACCAAGGTGAAACAATTGCAAGAGGCAGCTGCTGCTAGCTGA